The proteins below are encoded in one region of Antennarius striatus isolate MH-2024 chromosome 7, ASM4005453v1, whole genome shotgun sequence:
- the ak4 gene encoding adenylate kinase 4, mitochondrial, with amino-acid sequence MAKFFRAAIMGPPGSGKGTISKRIAQSFGLQYLSSGHFLRESIAANTEAGLLVKTYVDRSMLVPDHVMTRLMLPRLEQLSGHSWLLDGFPRTLSQAKALNDLYQLDLVISLNIPFETLKDRLSDRWVHPASGRVYNMGFNPPRVQGKDDITGEPLIQHDDDKPEALMARLRLYKDVAKPVLDLYKTQGILHSFSGTETDRIWPYINSLLSAKMHTQPSGAFQSQSP; translated from the exons ATGGCTAAGTTTTTCCGAGCTGCAATCATGGGTCCACCAGGATCGGGAAAAGGGACGATATCCAAGAGGATTGCGCAGAGCTTCGGCCTTCAGTATCTGTCCAGTGGTCACTTTCTACGAGAAAGTATAGCGGCGAATACAG AAGCCGGCCTGCTGGTGAAGACCTATGTGGACAGAAGTATGCTGGTTCCTGACCATGTGATGACCAGACTTATGCTGCCAAGACTGGAACAGCTGAGCGGCCACAGCTGGCTGCTAGACG gATTTCCTCGTACTCTCTCTCAAGCCAAGGCCCTGAACGATTTGTACCAACTTGACCTGGTCATCAGCCTCAACATCCCCTTCGAGACTCTAAAGGACAGACTGAGTGATCGCTGGGTCCATCCGGCCAGCGGTAGAGTCTACAACATGGGCTTCAACCCGCCACGAGTACAG GGTAAGGATGACATCACCGGGGAGCCGCTGATCCAGCACGATGACGACAAACCAGAAGCCTTGATGGCCAGACTGAGACTCTACAAAGACGTGGCAAAGCCTGTCTTAGATTTATACAA gACACAGGGAATCTTGCACTCATTTTCCGGCACAGAAACGGATCGGATCTGGCCATATATAAACTCCCTCCTCAGCGCTAAAATGCACACGCAGCCCTCAGGTGCCTTCCAAAGCCAGTCACCGTGA